From Pangasianodon hypophthalmus isolate fPanHyp1 chromosome 10, fPanHyp1.pri, whole genome shotgun sequence:
AAATGTCCTGCAGCCAGTTACTATCTTGCAAACTGTCTGATAATTTCCTGAGCATCGTATGGACATGGTCGTGGTGGATTCGAGATTGAATCGGGGTTAGAGGTAATGCTGCAGTTAGAGGAAAAATCttccctgaatgacttgcatataaATCATCAAGGGTGTGAGATgacatttttagtttaaacttgtttcattgacatgttggtctattttcactttggttaactacattacccacaatgccattcaactacCAGCTGATAGTGGTGGTAGTGGGATTTAGGTTGCATTCGATTTACCTCAAAATTGGAAAGTCAGAGCTGGGATTTATGTCATTTTGCGACATTCACAagttcgagctacaaagtggggggggggggggggggggggggggacatggatgcctccaagtttatattttgttagcaacaatctagccagctaatTGTGATGAGTGAAGCAAATTTACCACCGTCATTAAATTTACCTAACATTTGAAAGATTTAAaaagcgaatatgtctgtatgttgattgatctaaagcaaatactcgtatatacagcataactcattaCAAGGTAAGATATACTACTTTGTTTAtggctgatgctgtgagcagccatgttgtcacttgctgaactcgagTTGAGGACACCATCCCAAgttcccgagtaggaattctgagttcagagattgttttctttgtctttttccccTAGTAAGAGTTACGAGTTACGACCTTTAGTCAAATGCAGAATCAGCTCTTGCTTCATCtttacctaaagagagtgactttcagcagcagcgctttagtcctttcgTCTGTCTAGCTCTCTTGTcttctcatctgtacactctgttcaTCAGTCTGCTCAACTTTCAGTCAATGACATTCTGGAACTTCGAGTCCATCATTTGCCGTCTGCATGACTTCTGCGCTGGATTTTTTCACTGATACAACACCGAACGTTGTTGAAAAATACCTAGTGAGATAGGAAGTTCagacttctcacaggaataaagAAAATCCGGGATCAACCTACAAATTCCTTCCTTCAGTACACAGATATCTTGATATAAACATATTCTATGTTTATGTGTTTCAGGTGCGAGCTAGTGACCAGAATGttgtgagctcaaatcccaTGAGTGCCAGAGAGCCACTGCTCAGTCCTTGAGCACAGCTGAAGTGCCTCAAGCACATGCTTGGACTGGATTCTGGCACGCCGCCAAATAAAGATACCAAAACCTACTTTTCTTTGTCATCGGCATGGTAACATCAAGGGTACATCGTTTGCATCGATTGTAGTCATCTGTTACTTGGAAAGTCTATGTTGTGTCCGTTTAATGAGCCGTTCGAATATACAGCTTTACACGTGGTCCGATTCTGTACTTCAGGTCACGTCTAAAGGTACACCATTTTCACGTTTCCAGATGACTGACACATACCAAAGGTAGAAATGATGTACCGTTCATGGTAACGCCGGCGACAAGGAAAGGTACCTTTATTTCTCAGAGTGTATGTAACGGAAAAACGACCAAACTAACAATGAATTCAACGAAGTCTAGTGCGGATACAGAAACAGGGGTGGTGTAAAAGGATGGGGGAGGTGGAGTGATTCAAAAGGCCCTGCATAAATAAGGAGCCCAAGGGTACTCTTAGTCATCACAACTGTCCAGGAgaaggaaaataatgaaaaccaAACTGTGAATTAACCAAATTTCCTCCTGGTGTTGACAAAATAGACAGAaatacagttagctagctacccATCAGTAAACATGGCACTGTAAATCCACAAAACCCTAGCAAATCCTAACTTCCGTGAGATGctataaaagaaacaaagaaataaacagtaagAAATGATGAAGTGATAGTGTCTCAGTGGGTCAGGGGGACACTTTGGACAAGAGCAGCTTGCTCAAACGCCTAATTTGCAAAGTAAACAGCAATTCTGGTTATCATAGCTGATAAAAGGTCTGAACTGTTTCTAAAGGACACACTGCAGAGACCTAGCCATCATAACCAGATGCTCATTTTAGGGTTAGGATGAAAGCAGAGAGCAGTATTGTGAAAAACCAGACAGTCTCACACAGCACACTCACTCCAAAACTATTCACTATGGTGTTTTTGGGGGAAACTGGGCCCCGGTTTGGTCAAACAAAAGGTCTGAACACCTAAAACATACAGTCTTTTGGGTAGAGAAAGCAATTTGACAAGCGTGTGAAACGTTATTTTTGgtgtttctgtttaaaagttttgttttcttcCGTCGAAACGCTTCTTTCCcagctgtttttgtgtttttggaaaGGGACCCAGTCCACCTACCGCATTGATGGTTAAGAAGCTAACAACAGGATTTGattgaaaagaaagaatgacaCAGCTGGTGCCACGTTAAAGCGTCGTGAATGAACAACAATAAAGCCGTACCTTcagagaacaaaataaaaagaatgataAATTCTATGTCTGGTTTGAAAGGAAAGCAAAGAGATATCCGCATCCCGGTTTTAAACTGCTTTACTCACCTTCCCACTCCCTGTTCAACAACAGCTGCCCTGCATGAGAGAAATACTAAACAGCGTTTCCCCTCCGCTCCTAAACACAGGCGCACACCGCCGTCCTCACCCCGACCCATCTACTCCTCTTCCACCgcatccacacacaaacaccgcAATCCGCTTGTTTTGCTGGTGGTAGGAATTAAAAGTTTGCTTCCGAGTTAAAAAGTTGCGACTCCAGCACTCCAGCTGCACCATGCAGTTTACTGAAGCAATGAGATCACCGCGCTGTGCTGTATCCTCCCCCTACTGGAGTATCGCGAGAAGTGCGCCGAGAACGGGACTACACCGGAAACTGAATGGATCAATGGATGAGAATGGCAAACTACTGTAGCATAAATAATACCTCAGAATACTACGCCACCTGCGGTGAAACAAAACACAGTGCAGTCGTAGCACTTAGACAGGattaacaaatacacaaatgacAAACAACTCCTGTCTAGTTGAACATTAACTTCTTTTCTGACTATAATACTGTTCTCCAGTCCACAGCCACATACTGCAGTCATGGCTAAATAGCTACTGTTTACTACACAGTGCTGTTCCAGACCTAGCCTAAAATTAGTGACTATGTTATAATGTGAATCACAAGTAGAAAACTATGCTGTACGCTCACATACTTCTTTATTATTCGTGCAATTATCCAAGcagtgctgagcagaaaagcatctcagaaaacacacaacatgtcgaaccttgaggtgatATGGGCTACAACGGCGCGTGGTCTTTTCCAGTCTTCGACTGTCCAATTTCAGTGACCCTGTCCCCACTGTAGCAACAAAATTCtgttcatggctgacaggaatgaagcctaatgtgatcttctgctttTTTAAGCCCATCTGCTGCAAAGTtatgcattttgagatgcttttctgctcaccatggctgtaaagagtggttatttgagttaccatagccatAGTTACCAAGCATATCTTTCAGGCTGAACCAGACTGGccattgtctgttttttgtttttgttgttgttttctgtatgtgtttgtgtgttttgtgtgtgtgtttgttgttgtgcAGATGTTCCGAAGTGCCCAGTGAGTTCATGTACTCATGCTTGGTTAATCACTGGGATGTCTAATCTGAGAAACTCAAATTATAGgagaaattcatttaaaaaaaaaaaaaaaagcagtcacTTGAAATTAATTCTGCAACATGAACCAGATTAGAACATCCCACACTGCCCCACCATTATAATACTCTGTGATCTACCATCACTTCAGATACCCTGACAGCTCCAACCATTTGCACTAACATCACCAACCCTAGCCAAGAAGATCATATTACTAATTTAAAATATCCTCCCTGCACTGCCTTAACATTTTAATAGAACACTTAACATTAGAAAAACCTAGAGTGGCTATTCGAAAAAGAAGCAGATCATATCTAGACTGGTCTAGACCCTTTCCTGATATACTTTGGGTCTGAGTCCTCTTAATAACAATCACGTCAGAACTCATTTTGTAACATATTTCTAGGAAGATACAGGATATTACTGTTGCAACCCTCTGTTACATTTTGTCCTACCTCAATATTTCCTTACCTCACATTGTCCTTTACTATTAAAAATCACCAAGGCCAAATCATCAGGGCCAGATGAGGAACAGTAATGATTAAAATGGAGAATAAGATGTCCTAGTGAGCAGATGTTTCATTTTACTTTGCCATTTTAGAGATGTGCATAGAACAGATATTAACTTGGCTCCTGTCATTATAGTGACTATCTTGATTAATTGAATCAGAGATTGTTGAGTGGAACATTAGTAGCTTCCCATTTATGTCAGTGTTCACTGCATTTTCGTCAACATTGCCATTCAGAATGGGGTTTGACTAATTTGTTAGAGCAAAGAAATGTTCTTCTGAGCTGCAGGTTCTTTTAAACCCACCCAAATGTCTTACCCACAAACACTGGAAAATTCATGTGGATGgatctgtatttttgtattatattatagacAGATCTGGTATTCAACAAGGCACTCATTTTGGTATTCGATTACACTAAGCTCTACTCCAGAACGAGATTAAAATGGAGTGAACTCAATTAACTATAGGCAGTGGTCTTAATAGAGTTAGTCAACTGACCATGTTATATAGAATTACAGGCATGGTTTCTTTATGGATTTACTTCTGTAGAAATCATCCGTTCTTATagtgatattattatttaatgtcatggcAGAGCTCAAGTATAGCtattaaatttattacagtaagtttcaaaagaataaaaatgcagcatttaatcatttaaaggtATGAAAATGCTGTATCATGTAGTATAGGCTACAAAATGGAAGAATAGTCCTTACTAATGTCTTGGTTGTATAttactgcactgaaaaaaaaatgattcagttgttcagtaaatatgacaaaaacaaacctgtgatttttacacaaagaAGACAAATGCTTGAATGCTTTAAGTTCTGtactaaattaattcatgtaaatatgcgactaaaacccaaagtgtatattttacttactttactgtattaaatttactattattttgcaAGTGCTCATAAAACTAGGAAAAAAGAAGTCATGTTTACTTGAAGCGATTGCATACTAAAGTGGGGGCATGGTTTCTGAACTCGATTTGCATGTGTTCACAGaactttaaacttttaaattttaaatttaaattttgaaCATTACTGGTGGATtgttttttcaatatttcttgttttgtgtcagCTTTAAAGCCTAAGACTATTATATTATGAAATCTTTGGAAAGATCAAGTGATTCAGTCAAGTTGTCTTGGTTCACCCTCTTTGTGTTTATCGGTCAGGTCTATGGTGTTGATGTGCACACAAATTAGTTCAGTTTTTATGAAATGTGACTGCATTTACTCATTGTTGTGTTAATTCTGTTTGGAACTGTTAAATGTATTAGTGACCATGCAGTGTTTAGttgatgtgtatatatatattttttttacaggattgaAGTTTATGTAGTTCATTTAACTCAAATTTgagtaaaatttatttataagataGGAAAGTTGCTAGttaaatttacttacattttttaGGAGAATAATCCTTGGTGCTGTGTAAAGCTTACTTAAATTATGCCTAGTTAAATTTACTAATTTTTTTGTGCGGAAATTGTTACCACACTCTTGTTGAGTAAATTTCActccaatatttttttcagtgtgtggaaAGCCTCAAGAAATGTGTACTCAAAGTGAAATGATGCAACatgacgtgacgtgacgtgtagccaagtatggtgaccaatactcggaatttgtgctctgcatttaacccatccaagtgcacacacagtagtgaacacacacacacggagcagtgggcagccttttttgctgcggtacccggggagcagttggttCGGTGCCTTGtacaagggtctcacctcagtcgtggtattgcgggtgggagagagcgctggtcattcactccccccacctacaatccctgctagacctgagactcgaacccacaaccttcaagtacaccttcgggttacaagtccgtgACTCCAACCATTaagccacgactgcccccaaagTCAAGAGCTTTCCAGCTTTGGTCAATGCTGCCACTAGAGAGAAAGGAATGTGATCTACATTAAATGAAATTCAATTCAAACTATTTGTACTAGTCTAGACCTAGGGAAGACTAGTGGTTATGAGGTACCTGTTAGAAATATTCAGCAATACTACCACCTAATGGTcagaataaatgaacaaaaacctCAGGCATTTGTGTTACATGGAAGATACCACTTGTTACTGAATAGAGAACCAAAATGTTTGGTAGTTAGACATTACATGATGCCTACATGATGTAGCACGGTGGTAACCACGTTAGACTCTTATACATATTCCTTCATGATAGTATTCATTCATGAGCATGTAATAATGTTTTGTGATAAGACACTTTGCAAGttcaaagttgttttttttattaaaggatTCCTTTCAGTACATCTCTGTTAGCATCCTCTACAcgtcttttttatatttacaccaCCTCAGTTAATACTCCCTACGTTAGTTTAGAGCATCAACTTCATTAAGTAAAATAAGAAAAGGTAGAGGAGTGCACAGTGGTACCTAcagtaaaattaaatacattatgaGGCACTTGTTTTGATTAGTTTTTGGTCAGCCTCAATAACCTTTGAATATCAGGTTCTATATTAATGGTCTCAAAGTTTTTGCTGTATCTCTTGAAGGGTTCTCCCTCTGGGCCAATCAGGAACTTCTCAAAATTCCAAGAGACATCAGTTCTGCTGATGGGACTCCACACTAAGAACTTGGGGTCCTGAATAAGAGAGACTGGGTCATCATCGGGGTACGGAAGTTTGTCTTTCAGGTATGCGAAGACGGGATGTGTGTTAGCCCCATTCACATCGCACTTCTCAAAAACGGTGAACGAAGGCTCAAACCCTCCACCTGGTCGTACGTGCTTCAAAGAGTTCAGGATCTCTCCATTTCTGCAGTTTTCCTGGAGAAAGAGAagatataatcactctttataagTATACCATGCTTCTGCAATGCTTGTAATTTGGTGAATTGTGTCTAGTGATGAAAAGATGACAAGCTCCTTCATACCcactcagaaataaagataCCAACTATATTTTCCTTGTTGCTTGGGTGGTAACATCAAGCGTaaatcttttgtacctttagtctATTTCTTTTACCTGGGAAAGTGCATGTGGCGTACCTTtgattagcttttagagtaatgTTTACAGGTATAGCAGTGGCctttaaggtccaattatgtaccataaattatttttaaaggcataaagatacatattaaaggtacagaaGTTGTAGCCTTGGTGATACCATCAAAAAAGAAGAGTTtgatacctttatttctgagaatgtgtgtagaaatttttcattaattaactaattaattaattttcattaattCCTTTTACCAGCACTATACACTGGCATCAGTAGTAAGTAGCATTAGCACAATGTTTGTCATGATTTAAAGCACTTAACCATTTGCATTCTTGAAACTTTTGGTTTCATCCCTAATTGCACACATCTGATCCAATCAATCAAACCAGGTTTCCTTGCTTCACTATAGCTAGTGTACTGGAGTTGGGTTAAAATTGAATTCTGCCTGATGCTGGCTCTCCAGGTACAAGGGTGTTCTTTGGTGTAAAGAAAATTCTTAAAGCCTGATACACCACACTTGCTTCATCTTGGTTATCTAAACTGAGCTGAAAATGCATTGTGCCTGAGCTAATCCAACATATCAAAAACAATTCTGAATACATGGTGAATTGTTTGTCCCACTAACCTGGTAGCCAAACTGATTACAGGGGAAGGCCAGGACCACCAGCCGGTGCGGGTACCTGCTCTGGAGCTGGTTGAGCTGGCTGTAGTCCCGGGTGGTGGTCCCTCATAGCGATGCCACATTCTCGATAAGTACCACTCGGCCTCGGTAGACATTAAAATCGATAGATTCCCCTTCCAACGTGGTAGCACGCAGGTCATAAAACGTCTTGGCTATGAAGGTCATGGTCCGTGTTTGGTGTCCTCCTGATGTGCGTCTGCTTCCTAACTGGCATGCAAGTCATCCTGGTTGCCTGGCTTCAGCTATAAAGCTTGGGTGTCAAATGACTTGGAGGGAAGTTGATATGCAAGTGATACATAATGCATCGATGTGGTGAAAAGACCGAGGTAGGCCATCTCAGGTGCAGGTAATCTATAAACCTGCACCAGTTTTTATACACATTCAGACAGTCCTGTCTATGGAATATGTTGGTCTGGAAGATATTTTCCACAAACAAGAGGGAAAGATGGTATAAAATATACAGGGAATTAACTACAACTCAACAAGCAATTAATGGCACACTCTAAACAGATGGTAGCAGTTGTTCTAGTTACATGTACAGTGATTACCTAAATGCTGTTATCTGTTTCCCATGGTGAGAAAGGAAGTTATACAGTTTTCTGTGCAGCAGATTGCATTAAACTCTCAGTGGCTTTAGAGACTGAATCTACTTCTGAGCCATTAAACATTCAGCAAGTCATTGCCTACATTCTCACGTCATTAAAAATGGATAACTGTTCAATCTAATCCGCTTCAGTAGAGCTCGGCCCAAATTCTGATTCCGTTACGTGGAATCTGTAATTCAGCGGCACTCCTAATCTGCCAAAGAGCTAAGCTTCCTGAAACATATATAAAGTCCAGCCTCGTCTAGTGTGTGTCTGACAACGAACTGGTCAGTGGGTCAGTGTGGCCTGAGGTAATGTTCATAAAAAGGTGTTTTCACTAGTATTCATAGGAGTGGTCAGTGATTATGATCATAATACGCATTTATTTTAGAGAGTACTAGTATTTCATGCATAGCTCTAGATCATATACAAAGCTTTACAACTTATTTATACAATACAATCCTTTAGTAGACATACAGATTTGACagcaaatataatatatttttagtttttacacTAATAATGGAATCAAATTCTAAATTTATGTGTCATTTTAATGCCAAaaggaaatctctctctctgcttaaGAAGTAAGCACTACAGTGAGGTCAGCACACCCCCATTATCCAATTCTGTGGTTCGTATGGGTGGGATGGAGGATTTTCTCCTGTCAATTCGATGGAATGGTGGTCAAATGTATCACAAGTCCTTGATCAACCTTACAGCTCTGCCCGTGTTTATGTCACAAGCTGCTGCAACTCTAAATGGCTCTAAATATCAAAATTAGGTCAAAGCAGCAATTTGATGCATTTTAGCTGAACAGTTGTTTGCAgtgatgaacaaaaaaatgattCGTAGATGACTGCCCCCTAGTGAGACACAAACGGAAGTGCTTTTTCCAAATGTTTACTGATCATTCTTGCATCTAGGATCAAGCAATGAGACAAAGCACACATTATACAGATGCAGTAATGAGGGAGATTACAAAGCGTTTCAGAAATACAAGGACATTGCTGAAATGATTTTCGTAACTGCCTTACTGACATCAGTAGCAGCTGAAAAATAtgctttaacactttattaacaTGAGCAGGTGGAATATTCATGCTCCTGCTCTGTTTCCGTAGCGCCGAGATCATCGTTGTTGGATGGCAGCGCACTATCCAACTCCTCCTTGTTGGCTTCCAGCACCAGCTCGGTCATCCGAATGAATGCCTGAGAAGCGCAAAGAGTAATACTAACCCCAAGTTAATCCAATTATGGTGGAACCATTTTATTATTGACACATCTCTGTTCCAACAATCATTTTACACTATTAGACATCAAAACAAACCATGCAACTCACCTCGTTGATGTTATAGTTGGTAAAGGCGCTTGTCTCCAAGAAATCCATACCATAAGACTTAGCAAGCTTATTGAAAGAAAGTAGCGTTACATTACACCTAATCTTTTTTCAGTACAGGGCAAACAGAATTCCATCCTTCCACAAAAAATGCATTTGCCTTCCTTTAACAGAATCTACAAAAGTCAAACCTGACTACCAAATAGAAACTGCTCTTTTGCACTCATTATTAACAATGCAATTGCTGCACGTTAACTTTGAAGAAGAAACATCATTGTATAAAAGCACTTTTACCCTAATGCCtgcaaataatattaatataatattactattattcattcattcatcttcagtaacccgCTGTATCCTGGTCAAGTAGCCTTGGATCCGGAGCCTGTTACAGGGCTAGTGGTTGGGacaccacacacagtgacacacccggacacacctatacacacctggAGTCAGTTGGGCAAAGCCAATTACTGACATTTTTGGGAAGTggaaagaaactggagaacccttGAGGAAATCCACAAGGACATATGTGAAACtcaacagacagtaacctgagttcaaGATTgaatcagggaccctggagctgtgtcACAGTGAATATTATTCCAACTGTAAAATGTAGAGGAAACAGGCTATAGGTAAAAAACCTGCTCTTGGTCATATGGCTTTGAGAATAAAATGCAACTGGTACCTTGTTCCCCTGCTCTGTGGTCACTTGTCTTCGATGCTCCTCATCATGTTTGTTCCCAACGAGAATCTTCTGCACTATGTGTGGTGCATACTAGAGAACAAAAAACTAACTGTGAAGCTGGCATTGACTGATCTTCAGCCTGTTAGAACAGCTCAATAGGACATTGCACTGGAGAACAGAATCTGAGCGCTTAGGAAGTTTAAGAGGAAAAAGCCTCCTCACCTCATCAACGTCACTAATCCACTTCATTATATGTTGGAAGGAAAGGGAGCTAGTAATGTCGTATACAAGGAAAATTCCctgggaaaagaaaaggaaacactCCGAAACTATGTTTCCAAAGAACTCAAACTTTGAAACCACAGTAATCTAGGCTACATTTAGCTTCAGGTCTCCAACATGTTCAGTGATGGTTGTACTCTTCTAGTTATTGTAGTGAAAAGGATCAGAGCCACAGGCTAGAGCATAATCCATACCTGTGCTCGTCTGTAATATTG
This genomic window contains:
- the LOC113538862 gene encoding ras-related protein Rab-15 isoform X4, yielding MKTIEVNGIKVRIQICFARVTVFYRDTAGQERYQTITKQYYRRAQGIFLVYDITSSLSFQHIMKWISDVDEYAPHIVQKILVGNKHDEEHRRQVTTEQGNKLAKSYGMDFLETSAFTNYNINEAFIRMTELVLEANKEELDSALPSNNDDLGATETEQEHEYSTCSC
- the LOC113538862 gene encoding ras-related protein Rab-15 isoform X2 codes for the protein MAKQYDVLFRLLLLGDSGVGKTCLLCRLTDNEFLSPHISTIGVDFKMKTIEVNGIKVRIQICFARVTVFYRDTAGQERYQTITKQYYRRAQGIFLVYDITSSLSFQHIMKWISDVDEYAPHIVQKILVGNKHDEEHRRQVTTEQGNKLAKSYGMDFLETSAFTNYNINEAFIRMTELVLEANKEELDSALPSNNDDLGATETEQEHEYSTCSC
- the gpx2 gene encoding glutathione peroxidase 2, whose protein sequence is MTFIAKTFYDLRATTLEGESIDFNVYRGRVVLIENVASLUGTTTRDYSQLNQLQSRYPHRLVVLAFPCNQFGYQENCRNGEILNSLKHVRPGGGFEPSFTVFEKCDVNGANTHPVFAYLKDKLPYPDDDPVSLIQDPKFLVWSPISRTDVSWNFEKFLIGPEGEPFKRYSKNFETINIEPDIQRLLRLTKN
- the LOC113538862 gene encoding ras-related protein Rab-15 isoform X3 — its product is MYMYPLSFFRGGFQNENNRSQWNQSENTDMISFARVTVFYRDTAGQERYQTITKQYYRRAQGIFLVYDITSSLSFQHIMKWISDVDEYAPHIVQKILVGNKHDEEHRRQVTTEQGNKLAKSYGMDFLETSAFTNYNINEAFIRMTELVLEANKEELDSALPSNNDDLGATETEQEHEYSTCSC
- the LOC113538862 gene encoding ras-related protein Rab-15 isoform X1; the encoded protein is MAKQYDVLFRLLLLGDSGVGKTCLLCRLTDNEFLSPHISTIGVDFKMKTIEVNGIKVRIQIWDTAGQERYQTITKQYYRRAQGIFLVYDITSSLSFQHIMKWISDVDEYAPHIVQKILVGNKHDEEHRRQVTTEQGNKLAKSYGMDFLETSAFTNYNINEAFIRMTELVLEANKEELDSALPSNNDDLGATETEQEHEYSTCSC